The Candidatus Eisenbacteria bacterium genome includes a region encoding these proteins:
- a CDS encoding ABC transporter permease, with product MTTGRGDVLRMNLGAIAARAQVRIVASWREKSWIVGETIFPFLAMAAFVLVYRGLKAPPIYEAFVVLGGAMIAYWNNVLWSMASQFFWEKEQGQLQLYLITPVSRMSILLGMALGGIAMTTSRAAVILAGGILIFGVPFPWERALPAFGLFLLTLAAVYSLGMILSSLFLMWGREAWYTATLFQEPIHLASGFYFPVRALGTVAASFASLLPIAVGLDGIRQVLYGEAAHGFLPLRWIPLVLVCLLALFLFLAHRSLSFMETLGKREGRLTLRGD from the coding sequence ATGACGACCGGGCGCGGGGACGTGCTGCGGATGAACCTCGGCGCGATCGCCGCGCGCGCGCAGGTGCGGATCGTGGCCTCGTGGCGCGAGAAATCGTGGATCGTCGGGGAGACGATCTTTCCGTTCCTCGCGATGGCCGCGTTCGTGCTCGTGTACCGGGGCCTGAAGGCGCCGCCGATCTACGAGGCGTTCGTGGTGCTGGGCGGCGCGATGATCGCGTACTGGAACAACGTGCTCTGGAGCATGGCGAGCCAGTTCTTCTGGGAGAAGGAGCAGGGGCAGCTCCAGCTCTACCTGATCACGCCGGTCTCCCGCATGTCGATCCTCCTCGGCATGGCGCTGGGCGGGATCGCGATGACGACGAGCCGCGCCGCGGTGATCCTCGCCGGGGGAATCCTGATCTTCGGGGTGCCGTTCCCGTGGGAGCGTGCGCTTCCGGCGTTCGGTCTCTTCCTCCTGACGCTCGCCGCCGTCTACAGCCTCGGCATGATCCTGAGCAGCCTCTTCCTCATGTGGGGACGCGAAGCCTGGTACACCGCCACGCTCTTCCAGGAGCCGATCCATCTCGCGTCCGGGTTCTACTTCCCGGTGCGCGCGCTCGGGACGGTCGCGGCGAGCTTCGCGTCGCTCCTCCCGATCGCGGTGGGGCTGGACGGGATCCGCCAGGTGCTCTATGGCGAAGCCGCGCACGGGTTCCTGCCGCTCCGGTGGATCCCGCTCGTGCTGGTGTGCCTGCTCGCGCTCTTCCTCTTCCTCGCGCACCGGTCGCTCTCGTTCATGGAGACGCTGGGAAAGCGCGAGGGCCGGCTCACGCTTCGGGGCGACTGA